Proteins encoded by one window of Salvia splendens isolate huo1 chromosome 14, SspV2, whole genome shotgun sequence:
- the LOC121764540 gene encoding cysteine proteinase inhibitor 5-like codes for MASSMTMTTIFSGGAVATKPATATTRHNSQLAVRASMDLEKVVAAAAETTNTQKPRWKGGGYTPVKDPSAREYFQVATFAVSEYNKQNKACLTLESVFSVETQVVAGVNYGLGITARDERGISNNYEAIVFSRTEPTSLHLTYFHILYQ; via the exons ATGGCTTCATCCATGACCATGACCACCATCTTCTCTGGTGGCGCCGTCGCCACTAAGCCGGCCACAGCCACCACCCGTCACAACAGCCAGCTTGCGGTGAGGGCCTCGATGGACTTGGAGAAGGTGGTGGCGGCAGCCGCAGAGACCACCAACACGCAAAAGCCGCGATG GAAAGGCGGCGGGTATACGCCGGTGAAGGATCCAAGTGCACGGGAGTATTTTCAAGTGGCGACATTCGCGGTGTCGGAATATAACAAACAGAACAAGGCGTGCTTGACTTTGGAGTCTGTGTTCAGTGTTGAAACGCAGGTGGTCGCTGGTGTGAATTACGGGCTGGGGATCACCGCGAGGGACGAACGCGGCATATCCAACAACTACGAGGCCATTGTTTTCTCCCGGACCGAACCTACATCCCTCCATCTCActtacttccatatactttaTCAATAG
- the LOC121763757 gene encoding putative late blight resistance protein homolog R1A-10 isoform X1 produces the protein MTAFGGVLSLRNTIDNILSCSRFSLVGGSQQIIDVVHNELDPLQQILEKLDGTSPSRSRKKVNALDGRIKDAIWRFEDSLESLLIQHIPSQSEILPEIVSIDLQSLESDANSLIHTLKDMKEEYLYEVENMPLDQPISSIIGFHRSNSKMIGLSDQFQQVKANLLRGDLPWRLEHAIYGTAGIGKTALAIQIYEDAEIQSKYECRAWVTVGRVPQPMSQIARGILAQLCGITQGGEEISDHSLEERLYGKKCLIVLDDVWQTSNLWKDSFLNIKNGYVHILLTGRHRKLLNGFLYRSWHEVRFLNEEESMDLLCEKVFGDEICPPQLHKAATKIAKLCEGLPLLILTVADILSKSEQNRNPVYWNEVAEMRNSVFTDAYNRISKVLSPSYNYLPQHLKMPFMFMGVFPQDYHTPPSKIIDMLTAEGLWYDRECLRELAFYYSLVLRSLKSVFRSSHEVSVSDFKTCWLHSSWRHVCRGEASKNKFYLLLNKLIDAEEKGLKGQRSLCLENNILFGIKEFRDSVRLNCASSARSLLFYGPYHQYPIPIDVGFMLLREIDALTQRFYTFPIEILSLVQLKYLALTCNGDLPATISKLFNLRVLIIHPHQKIRYCRAPSYVPIQIWDMQELEHIEILGKSLVAPSHVASLKNLSTLVGVNASVCTLLELSRRIPSIKKLGIHIELTPYDDHNDLLSCFGCISTLGSLETLKFSITNPVIKHSQVFSVTPEKLRFPRNLKKLHLRGMGLPWEYMDVIGSLPSLKVLKLRSYAFRGSHWKAKRHSFSSLEFLLIEESDLVQWKPAYLSFLRLKYLSLKHCYKLKEIHRPASVYAEFGRMIIEIELEDCNPLALTCASQLQPTNDVRLRVTASSSFYEKPITFNYERDGADYIYELERSILETEDENDDEDNMTDSEDTDKENDFEIMPTGERMAKVLLM, from the exons ATGACAGCTTTTGGCGGTGTTCTTTCTCTTCGGAATACAATTGACAATATTCTCTCTTGTTCTCGTTTTAGCCTTGTTGGTGGCTCTCAACAAATCATAGATGTCGTGCACAACGAGTTGGATCCACTGCAACAAATTCTGGAAAAATTGGACGGCACAAGTCCAAGCAGGAGCAGGAAGAAGGTGAATGCTTTGGATGGAAGAATCAAAGACGCAATTTGGAGATTTGAAGACTCATTGGAATCTCTCCTCATTCAACACATTCCTTCTCAATCTGAAATTCTTCCAGAGATAGTCTCCATTGATCTGCAGAGTCTGGAAAGTGATGCAAATTCCTTGATCCATACGCTCAAGGATATGAAGGAGGAGTACCTTTATGAAGTAGAAAATATGCCTCTAGACCAACCTATTTCCTCAATAATTGGTTTCCATAGAAGCAACTCGAAGATGATTGGATTATCAGATCAATTCCAACAAGTCAAAGCCAATCTTTTGCGAGGAGATCTCCCCTGGAGGCTCGAGCACGCTATTTATGGCACGGCAGGCATCGGTAAGACCGCTCTTGCAATCCAAATTTATGAAGATGCAGAAATTCAGAGCAAATATGAGTGTCGCGCGTGGGTTACAGTAGGCAGAGTACCTCAACCGATGAGCCAAATTGCACGAGGCATTCTAGCTCAACTGTGTGGAATTACACAAGGAGGTGAAGAAATTAGTGATCACAGCTTGGAAGAAAGATTGTATGGCAAGAAATGCCTAATTGTGTTGGATGATGTGTGGCAGACATCGAATTTATGGAAGGATTCCTTTCTGAACATAAAAAATGGATATGTTCATATCTTGCTTACTGGTCGACATCGAAAACTGCTGAATGGTTTCCTTTATAGAAGTTGGCACGAGGTGCGGTTTttgaatgaagaagaaagtaTGGATCTATTATGTGAGAAGGTGTTTGGCGATGAGATTTGCCCTCCTCAACTTCACAAAGCTGCCACCAAAATTGCCAAGCTTTGTGAAGGTCTCCCTCTCTTGATACTTACCGTAGCTGACATCCTGTCAAAATCCGAGCAGAATAGAAACCCGgtctactggaatgaagtagcAGAAATGAGAAATTCAGTCTTCACGGATGCATATAATCGAATATCAAAGGTACTTTCCCCAAGTTACAATTACTTACCTCAACATCTGAAAATGCCTTTTATGTTTATGGGAGTTTTCCCTCAAGATTATCACACACCCCCTTCCAAGATCATTGATATGTTGACTGCTGAGGGGTTGTGGTATGATCGGGAATGTTTGAGAGAGCTAGCTTTCTACTACAGTCTTGTTTTACGCAGCTTGAAGAGTGTGTTTAGATCTTCACATGAGGTTTCTGTTAGTGATTTTAAAACTTGTTGGCTTCACTCTTCATGGCGGCATGTGTGTAGAGGAGAAGCTAGTAAGAACAAGTTTTATCTTCTCTTAAATAAGTTAATTGATGCAGAGGAAAAAGGTCTAAAAGGCCAGCGCAGCTTGTGTCTCGAAAATAACATTTTATTTGGCATCAAAGAGTTTCGAGACTCAGTGAGATTGAACTGTGCTTCCTCTGCACGTTCTCTCCTTTTCTATGGTCCTTACCACCAATATCCAATCCCTATAGATGTTGGTTTCATGTTGCTAAGGGAAATAGATGCTCTTACACAACGTTTCTATACATTTCCAATAGAAATTTTGTCGCTAGTCCAACTTAAGTACCTTGCTTTAACTTGCAACGGTGATCTCCCTGCAACTATATCCAAACTTTTCAATCTTCGAGTCTTGATTATCCATCCACATCAGAAAATTAGATATTGTAGAGCTCCATCATATGTACCGATACAAATATGGGACATGCAAGAGTTGGAGCACATTGAGATATTGGGAAAGAGCCTTGTAGCTCCATCTCATGTTGCTTCTTTGAAAAATCTCTCAACACTTGTAGGTGTGAATGCTAGCGTTTGTACTCTCTTGGAACTCTCGAGAAGAATTCCTAGCATAAAGAAATTAGGAATACACATTGAACTTACACCTTATGATGATCATAATGACCTCTTGAGTTGCTTTGGTTGCATTTCAACGCTTGGCAGTTTGGAGACACTCAAATTCAGTATCACAAATCCTGTGATCAAGCATAGTCAGGTGTTCTCGGTGACTCCCGAGAAATTGAGGTTTCCACGTAATTTGAAAAAGTTGCATTTGAGAGGCATGGGTTTACCCTGGGAATACATGGATGTCATTGGCTCTTTGCCAAGTCTTAAAGTGCTCAAATTGCGATCTTACGCCTTTCGTGGTTCACATTGGAAAGCGAAAAGGCATAGCTTTTCGAGTCTTGAGTTTCTTCTAATTGAAGAAAGTGATTTGGTTCAATGGAAACCAGCATACCTAAGCTTCCTTAGGCTTAAATACTTGAGCCTAAAACATTGCTACAAACTAAAGGAGATTCACAGGCCTGCTTCTGTGTATGCAGAATTTGGAAGAATGATCATAGAGATTGAATTGGAGGACTGCAATCCTTTAGCTTTGACGTGTGCCAGCCAATTGCAACCAACTAATGATGTTAGGCTTCGTGTTACTGCCTCTTCTTCTTTTTACGAAAAACCGATAACTTTCAATTATGAAAG GGATGGAGCCGACTATATATATGAGCTGGAAAG ATCTATTTTGGAAACTGAGGACGAGAATGATGATGAAGATAATATGACTGATAGTGAAGATACAGACAAAGAAAATGATTTTGAAATTATGCCAACTGGGGAGAGGATGGCGAAGGTATTACTCATGTGA
- the LOC121765400 gene encoding cysteine proteinase inhibitor 1-like: MTMTTSFFGGALATKPATVTTCRSQLAVRASMDWEKAVAVAAETTNTRRGLVLAGMAAAAASSVAKAATAAELIPGGYTPVKDPSAREYFILATFAVSEQNKRINEALTLESVLKVETQVVAGVNYKLVLTARDERRVTNKYEAIVYSQAAPTSLQLTSFNTLLQ; the protein is encoded by the exons ATGACCATGACCACCTCGTTCTTTGGTGGCGCCCTCGCCACGAAGCCGGCCACGGTCACCACCTGTCGCAGCCAGCTGGCGGTGAGGGCCTCGATGGACTGGgagaaggcggtggcggtggcggccgAGACAACCAACACGAGGCGGGGCCTCGTGTTGGCAGGGATGGCCGCGGCAGCAGCGTCGTCAGTAGCAAAAGCCGCGACGGCTGCCGAACT GATTCCCGGCGGGTATACGCCGGTGAAGGATCCAAGTGCACGGGAGTATTTTATACTGGCGACATTCGCGGTGTCGGAACAAAACAAACGGATTAATGAGGCCTTGACTTTGGAGTCTGTGTTAAAGGTTGAGACGCAGGTGGTGGCTGGTGTGAATTACAAGCTGGTGCTCACCGCGAGGGATGAACGCCGCGTAACCAACAAATACGAGGCCATTGTTTATTCCCAGGCTGCGCCAACATCCCTACAGCTCACTTCCTTCAATACACTTCTTCAATAG
- the LOC121763757 gene encoding putative late blight resistance protein homolog R1A-10 isoform X2: MTAFGGVLSLRNTIDNILSCSRFSLVGGSQQIIDVVHNELDPLQQILEKLDGTSPSRSRKKVNALDGRIKDAIWRFEDSLESLLIQHIPSQSEILPEIVSIDLQSLESDANSLIHTLKDMKEEYLYEVENMPLDQPISSIIGFHRSNSKMIGLSDQFQQVKANLLRGDLPWRLEHAIYGTAGIGKTALAIQIYEDAEIQSKYECRAWVTVGRVPQPMSQIARGILAQLCGITQGGEEISDHSLEERLYGKKCLIVLDDVWQTSNLWKDSFLNIKNGYVHILLTGRHRKLLNGFLYRSWHEVRFLNEEESMDLLCEKVFGDEICPPQLHKAATKIAKLCEGLPLLILTVADILSKSEQNRNPVYWNEVAEMRNSVFTDAYNRISKVLSPSYNYLPQHLKMPFMFMGVFPQDYHTPPSKIIDMLTAEGLWYDRECLRELAFYYSLVLRSLKSVFRSSHEVSVSDFKTCWLHSSWRHVCRGEASKNKFYLLLNKLIDAEEKGLKGQRSLCLENNILFGIKEFRDSVRLNCASSARSLLFYGPYHQYPIPIDVGFMLLREIDALTQRFYTFPIEILSLVQLKYLALTCNGDLPATISKLFNLRVLIIHPHQKIRYCRAPSYVPIQIWDMQELEHIEILGKSLVAPSHVASLKNLSTLVGVNASVCTLLELSRRIPSIKKLGIHIELTPYDDHNDLLSCFGCISTLGSLETLKFSITNPVIKHSQVFSVTPEKLRFPRNLKKLHLRGMGLPWEYMDVIGSLPSLKVLKLRSYAFRGSHWKAKRHSFSSLEFLLIEESDLVQWKPAYLSFLRLKYLSLKHCYKLKEIHRPASVYAEFGRMIIEIELEDCNPLALTCASQLQPTNDVRLRVTASSSFYEKPITFNYERDGADYIYELERSILETEDENDDEDNMTDSEDTDKENDFEIMPTGERMAKFQH; the protein is encoded by the exons ATGACAGCTTTTGGCGGTGTTCTTTCTCTTCGGAATACAATTGACAATATTCTCTCTTGTTCTCGTTTTAGCCTTGTTGGTGGCTCTCAACAAATCATAGATGTCGTGCACAACGAGTTGGATCCACTGCAACAAATTCTGGAAAAATTGGACGGCACAAGTCCAAGCAGGAGCAGGAAGAAGGTGAATGCTTTGGATGGAAGAATCAAAGACGCAATTTGGAGATTTGAAGACTCATTGGAATCTCTCCTCATTCAACACATTCCTTCTCAATCTGAAATTCTTCCAGAGATAGTCTCCATTGATCTGCAGAGTCTGGAAAGTGATGCAAATTCCTTGATCCATACGCTCAAGGATATGAAGGAGGAGTACCTTTATGAAGTAGAAAATATGCCTCTAGACCAACCTATTTCCTCAATAATTGGTTTCCATAGAAGCAACTCGAAGATGATTGGATTATCAGATCAATTCCAACAAGTCAAAGCCAATCTTTTGCGAGGAGATCTCCCCTGGAGGCTCGAGCACGCTATTTATGGCACGGCAGGCATCGGTAAGACCGCTCTTGCAATCCAAATTTATGAAGATGCAGAAATTCAGAGCAAATATGAGTGTCGCGCGTGGGTTACAGTAGGCAGAGTACCTCAACCGATGAGCCAAATTGCACGAGGCATTCTAGCTCAACTGTGTGGAATTACACAAGGAGGTGAAGAAATTAGTGATCACAGCTTGGAAGAAAGATTGTATGGCAAGAAATGCCTAATTGTGTTGGATGATGTGTGGCAGACATCGAATTTATGGAAGGATTCCTTTCTGAACATAAAAAATGGATATGTTCATATCTTGCTTACTGGTCGACATCGAAAACTGCTGAATGGTTTCCTTTATAGAAGTTGGCACGAGGTGCGGTTTttgaatgaagaagaaagtaTGGATCTATTATGTGAGAAGGTGTTTGGCGATGAGATTTGCCCTCCTCAACTTCACAAAGCTGCCACCAAAATTGCCAAGCTTTGTGAAGGTCTCCCTCTCTTGATACTTACCGTAGCTGACATCCTGTCAAAATCCGAGCAGAATAGAAACCCGgtctactggaatgaagtagcAGAAATGAGAAATTCAGTCTTCACGGATGCATATAATCGAATATCAAAGGTACTTTCCCCAAGTTACAATTACTTACCTCAACATCTGAAAATGCCTTTTATGTTTATGGGAGTTTTCCCTCAAGATTATCACACACCCCCTTCCAAGATCATTGATATGTTGACTGCTGAGGGGTTGTGGTATGATCGGGAATGTTTGAGAGAGCTAGCTTTCTACTACAGTCTTGTTTTACGCAGCTTGAAGAGTGTGTTTAGATCTTCACATGAGGTTTCTGTTAGTGATTTTAAAACTTGTTGGCTTCACTCTTCATGGCGGCATGTGTGTAGAGGAGAAGCTAGTAAGAACAAGTTTTATCTTCTCTTAAATAAGTTAATTGATGCAGAGGAAAAAGGTCTAAAAGGCCAGCGCAGCTTGTGTCTCGAAAATAACATTTTATTTGGCATCAAAGAGTTTCGAGACTCAGTGAGATTGAACTGTGCTTCCTCTGCACGTTCTCTCCTTTTCTATGGTCCTTACCACCAATATCCAATCCCTATAGATGTTGGTTTCATGTTGCTAAGGGAAATAGATGCTCTTACACAACGTTTCTATACATTTCCAATAGAAATTTTGTCGCTAGTCCAACTTAAGTACCTTGCTTTAACTTGCAACGGTGATCTCCCTGCAACTATATCCAAACTTTTCAATCTTCGAGTCTTGATTATCCATCCACATCAGAAAATTAGATATTGTAGAGCTCCATCATATGTACCGATACAAATATGGGACATGCAAGAGTTGGAGCACATTGAGATATTGGGAAAGAGCCTTGTAGCTCCATCTCATGTTGCTTCTTTGAAAAATCTCTCAACACTTGTAGGTGTGAATGCTAGCGTTTGTACTCTCTTGGAACTCTCGAGAAGAATTCCTAGCATAAAGAAATTAGGAATACACATTGAACTTACACCTTATGATGATCATAATGACCTCTTGAGTTGCTTTGGTTGCATTTCAACGCTTGGCAGTTTGGAGACACTCAAATTCAGTATCACAAATCCTGTGATCAAGCATAGTCAGGTGTTCTCGGTGACTCCCGAGAAATTGAGGTTTCCACGTAATTTGAAAAAGTTGCATTTGAGAGGCATGGGTTTACCCTGGGAATACATGGATGTCATTGGCTCTTTGCCAAGTCTTAAAGTGCTCAAATTGCGATCTTACGCCTTTCGTGGTTCACATTGGAAAGCGAAAAGGCATAGCTTTTCGAGTCTTGAGTTTCTTCTAATTGAAGAAAGTGATTTGGTTCAATGGAAACCAGCATACCTAAGCTTCCTTAGGCTTAAATACTTGAGCCTAAAACATTGCTACAAACTAAAGGAGATTCACAGGCCTGCTTCTGTGTATGCAGAATTTGGAAGAATGATCATAGAGATTGAATTGGAGGACTGCAATCCTTTAGCTTTGACGTGTGCCAGCCAATTGCAACCAACTAATGATGTTAGGCTTCGTGTTACTGCCTCTTCTTCTTTTTACGAAAAACCGATAACTTTCAATTATGAAAG GGATGGAGCCGACTATATATATGAGCTGGAAAG ATCTATTTTGGAAACTGAGGACGAGAATGATGATGAAGATAATATGACTGATAGTGAAGATACAGACAAAGAAAATGATTTTGAAATTATGCCAACTGGGGAGAGGATGGCGAAG TTCCAACACTGA
- the LOC121764541 gene encoding uncharacterized protein LOC121764541, whose amino-acid sequence MELVGGSLQGVYKELLPLEIIVERLDCTSPSRSRKKVNALDGIIKVAIWRFEDSLESLLIQHIPSQSQTLPEIVSIDLQKLKDMKKEYICEVEKMAEDEPVSSIIGFHGTNSKMTGLSDQLKIQLMSRVYMLYGMAGVGKTALAIQIYEDAEIQSKYECRAWVTVDRVPQPTSQIKRGVLAQLCGITPTEGNEKISDHYLKENLKGQKCLIVHYL is encoded by the exons ATGGA GCTTGTTGGTGGCTCTCTACAAGGCGTGTACAAGGAGTTGCTTCCATTGGAAATAATTGTAGAAAGATTGGACTGCACAAGTCCAAGCAGGAGCAGGAAGAAGGTGAATGCTTTGGATGGAATAATCAAAGTTGCTATTTGGAGATTTGAAGACTCTTTGGAATCTCTTCtcattcagcacatcccttcaCAATCTCAAACTCTTCCTGAGATTGTCTCCATTGATCTCCAGAAGCTTAAGGATATGAAAAAGGAGTACATTTGTGAAGTAGAGAAAATGGCTGAAGACGAACCTGTTTCCTCAATAATTGGCTTTCATGGAACCAACTCGAAGATGACTGGATTATCAGACCAACTCAAAATCCAACTTATGAGCCGTGTGTACATGCTTTATGGAATGGCAGGCGTTGGAAAGACCGCTCTTGCAATCCAAATTTATGAAGATGCAGAAATTCAGAGCAAATATGAGTGTCGCGCATGGGTTACTGTAGACAGAGTACCTCAACCGACCAGTCAAATTAAACGAGGCGTTCTAGCTCAACTGTGTGGAATAACTCCTACTgaaggaaatgaaaaaataagtgATCACTACTTGAAAGAAAATCTCAAAGGCCAAAAATGTCTCATTGTACACTACCTATAA
- the LOC121763757 gene encoding putative late blight resistance protein homolog R1A-10 isoform X3 produces MTAFGGVLSLRNTIDNILSCSRFSLVGGSQQIIDVVHNELDPLQQILEKLDGTSPSRSRKKVNALDGRIKDAIWRFEDSLESLLIQHIPSQSEILPEIVSIDLQSLESDANSLIHTLKDMKEEYLYEVENMPLDQPISSIIGFHRSNSKMIGLSDQFQQVKANLLRGDLPWRLEHAIYGTAGIGKTALAIQIYEDAEIQSKYECRAWVTVGRVPQPMSQIARGILAQLCGITQGGEEISDHSLEERLYGKKCLIVLDDVWQTSNLWKDSFLNIKNGYVHILLTGRHRKLLNGFLYRSWHEVRFLNEEESMDLLCEKVFGDEICPPQLHKAATKIAKLCEGLPLLILTVADILSKSEQNRNPVYWNEVAEMRNSVFTDAYNRISKVLSPSYNYLPQHLKMPFMFMGVFPQDYHTPPSKIIDMLTAEGLWYDRECLRELAFYYSLVLRSLKSVFRSSHEVSVSDFKTCWLHSSWRHVCRGEASKNKFYLLLNKLIDAEEKGLKGQRSLCLENNILFGIKEFRDSVRLNCASSARSLLFYGPYHQYPIPIDVGFMLLREIDALTQRFYTFPIEILSLVQLKYLALTCNGDLPATISKLFNLRVLIIHPHQKIRYCRAPSYVPIQIWDMQELEHIEILGKSLVAPSHVASLKNLSTLVGVNASVCTLLELSRRIPSIKKLGIHIELTPYDDHNDLLSCFGCISTLGSLETLKFSITNPVIKHSQVFSVTPEKLRFPRNLKKLHLRGMGLPWEYMDVIGSLPSLKVLKLRSYAFRGSHWKAKRHSFSSLEFLLIEESDLVQWKPAYLSFLRLKYLSLKHCYKLKEIHRPASVYAEFGRMIIEIELEDCNPLALTCASQLQPTNDVRLRVTASSSFYEKPITFNYERDGADYIYELERILSEEKAEARVRGGASQ; encoded by the exons ATGACAGCTTTTGGCGGTGTTCTTTCTCTTCGGAATACAATTGACAATATTCTCTCTTGTTCTCGTTTTAGCCTTGTTGGTGGCTCTCAACAAATCATAGATGTCGTGCACAACGAGTTGGATCCACTGCAACAAATTCTGGAAAAATTGGACGGCACAAGTCCAAGCAGGAGCAGGAAGAAGGTGAATGCTTTGGATGGAAGAATCAAAGACGCAATTTGGAGATTTGAAGACTCATTGGAATCTCTCCTCATTCAACACATTCCTTCTCAATCTGAAATTCTTCCAGAGATAGTCTCCATTGATCTGCAGAGTCTGGAAAGTGATGCAAATTCCTTGATCCATACGCTCAAGGATATGAAGGAGGAGTACCTTTATGAAGTAGAAAATATGCCTCTAGACCAACCTATTTCCTCAATAATTGGTTTCCATAGAAGCAACTCGAAGATGATTGGATTATCAGATCAATTCCAACAAGTCAAAGCCAATCTTTTGCGAGGAGATCTCCCCTGGAGGCTCGAGCACGCTATTTATGGCACGGCAGGCATCGGTAAGACCGCTCTTGCAATCCAAATTTATGAAGATGCAGAAATTCAGAGCAAATATGAGTGTCGCGCGTGGGTTACAGTAGGCAGAGTACCTCAACCGATGAGCCAAATTGCACGAGGCATTCTAGCTCAACTGTGTGGAATTACACAAGGAGGTGAAGAAATTAGTGATCACAGCTTGGAAGAAAGATTGTATGGCAAGAAATGCCTAATTGTGTTGGATGATGTGTGGCAGACATCGAATTTATGGAAGGATTCCTTTCTGAACATAAAAAATGGATATGTTCATATCTTGCTTACTGGTCGACATCGAAAACTGCTGAATGGTTTCCTTTATAGAAGTTGGCACGAGGTGCGGTTTttgaatgaagaagaaagtaTGGATCTATTATGTGAGAAGGTGTTTGGCGATGAGATTTGCCCTCCTCAACTTCACAAAGCTGCCACCAAAATTGCCAAGCTTTGTGAAGGTCTCCCTCTCTTGATACTTACCGTAGCTGACATCCTGTCAAAATCCGAGCAGAATAGAAACCCGgtctactggaatgaagtagcAGAAATGAGAAATTCAGTCTTCACGGATGCATATAATCGAATATCAAAGGTACTTTCCCCAAGTTACAATTACTTACCTCAACATCTGAAAATGCCTTTTATGTTTATGGGAGTTTTCCCTCAAGATTATCACACACCCCCTTCCAAGATCATTGATATGTTGACTGCTGAGGGGTTGTGGTATGATCGGGAATGTTTGAGAGAGCTAGCTTTCTACTACAGTCTTGTTTTACGCAGCTTGAAGAGTGTGTTTAGATCTTCACATGAGGTTTCTGTTAGTGATTTTAAAACTTGTTGGCTTCACTCTTCATGGCGGCATGTGTGTAGAGGAGAAGCTAGTAAGAACAAGTTTTATCTTCTCTTAAATAAGTTAATTGATGCAGAGGAAAAAGGTCTAAAAGGCCAGCGCAGCTTGTGTCTCGAAAATAACATTTTATTTGGCATCAAAGAGTTTCGAGACTCAGTGAGATTGAACTGTGCTTCCTCTGCACGTTCTCTCCTTTTCTATGGTCCTTACCACCAATATCCAATCCCTATAGATGTTGGTTTCATGTTGCTAAGGGAAATAGATGCTCTTACACAACGTTTCTATACATTTCCAATAGAAATTTTGTCGCTAGTCCAACTTAAGTACCTTGCTTTAACTTGCAACGGTGATCTCCCTGCAACTATATCCAAACTTTTCAATCTTCGAGTCTTGATTATCCATCCACATCAGAAAATTAGATATTGTAGAGCTCCATCATATGTACCGATACAAATATGGGACATGCAAGAGTTGGAGCACATTGAGATATTGGGAAAGAGCCTTGTAGCTCCATCTCATGTTGCTTCTTTGAAAAATCTCTCAACACTTGTAGGTGTGAATGCTAGCGTTTGTACTCTCTTGGAACTCTCGAGAAGAATTCCTAGCATAAAGAAATTAGGAATACACATTGAACTTACACCTTATGATGATCATAATGACCTCTTGAGTTGCTTTGGTTGCATTTCAACGCTTGGCAGTTTGGAGACACTCAAATTCAGTATCACAAATCCTGTGATCAAGCATAGTCAGGTGTTCTCGGTGACTCCCGAGAAATTGAGGTTTCCACGTAATTTGAAAAAGTTGCATTTGAGAGGCATGGGTTTACCCTGGGAATACATGGATGTCATTGGCTCTTTGCCAAGTCTTAAAGTGCTCAAATTGCGATCTTACGCCTTTCGTGGTTCACATTGGAAAGCGAAAAGGCATAGCTTTTCGAGTCTTGAGTTTCTTCTAATTGAAGAAAGTGATTTGGTTCAATGGAAACCAGCATACCTAAGCTTCCTTAGGCTTAAATACTTGAGCCTAAAACATTGCTACAAACTAAAGGAGATTCACAGGCCTGCTTCTGTGTATGCAGAATTTGGAAGAATGATCATAGAGATTGAATTGGAGGACTGCAATCCTTTAGCTTTGACGTGTGCCAGCCAATTGCAACCAACTAATGATGTTAGGCTTCGTGTTACTGCCTCTTCTTCTTTTTACGAAAAACCGATAACTTTCAATTATGAAAG GGATGGAGCCGACTATATATATGAGCTGGAAAG AATCCTGAGTGAAGAGAAGGCGGAGGCGCGGGTCCGTGGCGGAGCGTCGCAGTAG